TCGAAACCGTGCGCGACGGGGACACGTTGACGATGGAAGACGCGACGCCCGAAGCGTCCGACGACGAGTCCGAGGATGGTGCGTCGTAACTCATGCTGCACCTGCGTGACATCACGAAACACTACAAAGTCGGCGGCGAGCTCATCCGTGCGCTCGACGGCGTATCGCTCGACATCCAGACCAACGAGTACGTCGCACTCATGGGCTCGTCGGGATCGGGCAAGTCGACGATGATGAACATCCTCGGCTGCCTCGACCGCCCCACCGCCGGCAGCTACGAACTCGACGGCCAACGCGTGGACAAAATGGGCGCCGGCCGGCTCGCGATCGTCCGCAACAAGCTCATCGGATTCGTCTTCCAATCGTTCGAGCTTCTGCCACGGCTGAGCGCGCTCAAAAACGTCGAGCTGCCGTTGATCTACAGCCCCGACGGCTGGTGGGGCCGACGCACCAAGGCCAAGGCCGCGCTCGAACTGGTCGGTCTCGGTCAACGCATGAAGCACCGCCCCAACCAACTCTCCGGCGGCCAACGCCAACGCGTCGCCATCGCTCGTGCATTGGTCAACGAACCGTCCATCCTCCTCGCCGACGAACCCACCGGTAACCTCGACAGCAAGACCGGCGACGAGATCCT
Above is a window of Planctomycetota bacterium DNA encoding:
- a CDS encoding ABC transporter ATP-binding protein translates to MLHLRDITKHYKVGGELIRALDGVSLDIQTNEYVALMGSSGSGKSTMMNILGCLDRPTAGSYELDGQRVDKMGAGRLAIVRNKLIGFVFQSFELLPRLSALKNVELPLIYSPDGWWGRRTKAKAALELVGLGQRMKHRPNQLSGGQRQRVAIARALVNEPSILLADEPTGNLDSKTGDEILALFDELHAAGQTIVMVTHEADVAERAKRVVRMKDGQIVEDSSSTGAGR